Proteins from one Podospora pseudoanserina strain CBS 124.78 chromosome 1, whole genome shotgun sequence genomic window:
- a CDS encoding hypothetical protein (EggNog:ENOG503P4HV): MEPPIHITRRSRSHGALNRSYSSTSASDSSRLHRPRRAHSRQQLRSVNENSSLLVSPGPLESMLKTTTETGDIGLFSIRPARSSGNLHASSPRRRPAYGGTPLNRRPNGDGMRSYSLRDDRRWLPSYRDTTSEIISMYGSDSRYSASASSALTRPCDDMGNRSYSMTTCSSHRPPSQKASGDLQSQQQEGYLQRPRSPYPYPTRLKRPGVRPASPALTENGAVDYSKMVGIDRVSLRTVHGSYKPTYPQYGNRQVPRLRQDGTSSSESFSSYAAAEKHSLSAGLPLSPAPWGHRYRGRLGSSASEHSLRTSSLTSILNMYQRSTCGPPTRDPSLRVKPPGTFYYDYSEGFDYTNDSPPPLPDLPSDIVTRSTSVCQSRDMDNVVKHHCPPSGPTLRSEEDIPSLGTQARNSEELDSQSREDKLSPQDTPRQKPQNEESNADSLDEDSSRFDAERSPFSHSRRYEEEEEWSVGTAVVRRRQNTSLTVRSDLQFSTPKAVRVSTIRSYEENMRRLAVSPPKLGPLADYTHSSSPAHYRQRRAVSSPLRVQTRRNTAYPRGFGHCGLASMEESSDGIVGTDAQDEFATSEDGMVHSNTYLSSLPAAETGGHFLRPLHVDDPASRGHKRNLAMHTINTNDLRNLTEAEIGSIVDRSRTPMLAPHPISPARQLRLQNSVPQLMKALPRSPGIPVRSESCFANFYSQDLEYITGFSTPDPSSFGVEQPTMVDPMFPYGSDQQEPKFKTPSSPLASAVVPEELGDDGVYADSREKPRRSGSRNSSRNSKLKLKVSRGALNKMHAEGIGGRSNTAAGPAGEWSGPHPKPRGRPSRNHMNPGVTNMDSLVESAAEAEKTDTCDQEVAFLDSPCSSIPAPAIPDSHQDDVGDKPSPATQGPREVTSPTARSEARSSLPHDSCVSGQSPRGLKKRFPDLRVRLAESRLRSAETLTPDGRIGEVIEVVLTPPVEAPMSESGHGSKVNLTTKDGDGDNNASDEGAAGKHQGKGFRGRMSRWFKVSRQAVMGACSGSGKRG; the protein is encoded by the exons ATGGAGCCGCCCATACACATCACGCGGCGGTCCCGAAGCCACGGCGCTCTCAACAGAAGCTATTCGAGTACATCCGCTTCCGATTCGTCTCGTCTCCATCGACCACGTCGTGCCCATTCCCGTCAGCAGCTGCGCAGCGTCAACGAGAACTCATCTCTACTCGTGTCCCCAGGTCCCCTGGAGAGCATgctcaagaccaccaccgagacaGGGGATATCGGTTTGTTCTCCATCAGACCAGCTCGCTCGTCAGGGAATTTGCATGCTTCTTCACCCCGTCGGAGACCAGCTTATGGCGGAACACCGCTCAACAGACGTCCCAATGGCGATGGGATGAGGAGTTATAGTCTCCGGGACGACCGAAGATGGCTACCATCATATCGAGACACCACATCCGAGATCATCTCCATGTACGGATCCGATAGCCGGTACTctgcctccgcctccagcgCACTTACACGCCCGTGTGATGACATGGGAAATAGGTCTTACTCCATGACAACGTGTAGCTCACACCGCCCGCCGAGTCAAAAAGCATCAGGGGACCTCCAGAGCCAGCAGCAGGAAGGCTATCTCCAGAGGCCTCGCTCTCCCTACCCATACCCAACGAGGCTGAAACGGCCAGGGGTTCGGCCCGCTTCACCAGCCTTGACGGAGAATGGGGCCGTCGATTATAGTAAAATGGTTGGGATTGATAGGGTGTCTCTC CGCACCGTTCACGGTTCGTACAAGCCGACCTATCCTCAGTATGGCAATCGACAGGTACCACGGCTTCGCCAGGATGGCACCAGCTCAAGTGAATCGTTTTCGAGTTACGCTGCGGCCGAGAAGCATAGTCTTTCTGCCGGCCTGCCCCTGTCCCCCGCTCCGTGGGGCCATCGTTACCGCGGTCGTCTTGGGAGCAGCGCATCTGAACACAGCCTTAGGACTTCTAGTTTAACATCGATTCTTAACATGTACCAACGTTCGACGTGTGGGCCACCGACCCGGGACCCGTCTCTTCGCGTGAAACCACCGGGCACCTTCTATTACGATTACTCGGAAGGTTTCGATTACACGAATGATAGCCCTCCGCCGTTACCTGACCTTCCCTCTGACATTGTAACCCGCTCCACGAGTGTTTGTCAGTCGCGGGATATGGATAATGTCGTCAAGCATCACTGCCCGCCTTCCGGGCCAACACTGCGCTCCGAGGAAGACATCCCAAGCCTTGGGACGCAAGCCCGGAATTCGGAGGAACTCGATTCGCAAAGCCGAGAAGATAAACTTAGCCCTCAAGACACACCAAGGCAGAAGCCCCAGAACGAAGAATCCAATGCTGATAGTCTGGACGAAGACAGCTCTCGGTTCGATGCTGAGCGTTCTCCTTTTTCGCACTCACGAAGatacgaagaagaagaagaatggagTGTCGGAACAGCAGTCGTTCGTCGACGACAAAACACGAGTCTGACCGTCAGGAGTGACTTGCAGTTCTCAACACCGAAAGCCGTGCGAGTTTCTACCATTAGAAGCTATGAAGAGAATATGCGGCGCCTGGCAGTTTCTCCCCCTAAGCTGGGTCCCTTGGCAGACTACACTCACAGTTCCTCGCCGGCCCATTATCGTCAGAGGAGAGCTGTATCCTCACCGCTCAGAGTTCAGACGCGGCGAAACACGGCCTATCCAAGAGGTTTCGGTCACTGCGGGCTTGCATCAATGGAAGAGTCGTCGGATGGAATCGTCGGCACAGATGCACAGGATGAGTTTGCGACATCAGAAGACGGCATGGTCCATTCAAATACGTATCTCTCGAGTCTGCCAGCCGCGGAAACGGGTGGTCATTTTCTTCGGCCTTTACATGTGGACGACCCAGCATCCCGAGGCCACAAAAGAAATCTTGCGATGCACACGATAAACACCAACGACCTGCGGAATCTGACCGAGGCTGAAATCGGCTCGATCGTTGACCGCTCCCGAACGCCCATGTTGGCACCACATCCCATCTCGCCAGCAAGGCAACTCCGGCTACAGAACAGCGTGCCGCAGCTCATGAAGGCCTTGCCTCGGTCGCCGGGTATTCCTGTTCGAAGCGAATCTTGTTTCGCCAACTTTTACAGTCAAGATCTCGAATACATAACGGGCTTTTCTACCCCTGATCCTTCTAGCTTCGGTGTCGAGCAACCAACTATGGTTGACCCCATGTTCCCATACGGCTCAGATCAACAGGAGCCAAAGTTCAAGACGCCGTCTTCGCCGTTGGCTTCTGCCGTGGTTCCAGAAGAGCtaggagatgatggagtATATGCTGATTCGAGAGAGAAGCCAAGGCGCTCGGGCTCACGAAACAGTTCGCGAAATAGTAAGCTGAAGCTCAAGGTTTCCCGAGGTGCTCTCAACAAAATGCATGCGGAAGGCATCGGAGGCAGGAGCAACACGGCCGCTGGGCCAGCAGGAGAATGGTCTGGGCCACATCCCAAACCACGGGGTCGGCCTTCCAGAAACCACATGAATCCAGGGGTAACAAACATGGACAGCCTGGTAGAGTCAGCCGCAGAAGCCGAGAAGACTGACACATGCGATCAAGAGGTTGCTTTCCTCGACAGCCCTTGTTCAAGCATTCCGGCGCCTGCAATACCAGACTCTCACcaagatgatgttggcgatAAGCCATCACCGGCCACACAGGGTCCTAGGGAAGTGACTAGTCCAACGGCTCGGAGTGAGGCGCGGAGCTCACTTCCACACGACAGCTGCGTCAGTGGGCAATCGCCCCGAGGGCTGAAGAAACGCTTCCCGGATTTACGAGTTCGCCTGGCGGAGTCCCGGTTGAGGTCGGCCGAAACACTGACTCCAGACGGTAGGATAGGGGAGGTGATTGAGGTGGTCCTTACTCCTCCTGTCGAGGCACCCATGTCGGAGTCTGGGCATGGCTCCAAGGTGAATCTGACGACGAAAGATGGAGACGGTGATAACAACGCCAGTGATGAGGGAGCTGCTGGGAAGCATCAAGGAAAAGGGTtcagggggaggatgtcgagatggTTCAAGGTTTCGAGGCAGGCGGTTATGGGGGCCTGTAGTGGGTCGGGGAAacgaggttga
- a CDS encoding hypothetical protein (EggNog:ENOG503NXRB; COG:Q) — MSYKSSMMTMLSMSEHGSLGPMGVLGVALAGSLSIFLLRSIYYAFLHPLSKIPGPKLYSFWDLPYLYHAVRGNWPHKLKDLHDRYGPVVRYTSDNISFTTPSAWKTIYGHRNLPGQETFPKDPTAYRPTPSGHPHIIIASDPDHRRQRRLLSHAFSEKALRAQEDILNHYATLLITKLTAKANAKVAVDIVQWFNFTTFDLIGDLAFGQPFNCLDSAAYHPWVSLIFSNIKLGVFFEVLRRHPFLGCLKTFLLPKHLVKSQKEHRALSEKTAKKRLEAGGTERGDFMSYILRHNDEKGMSEGEIIENSSLLIIAGSETTATQLSGTTFWLLKNRDKYDKLVKEIRGRFGREDEIDLVAVGGLEYLEAVLEEGFRMYPPTPLALPRRVPPKGEYIEGYWIPGNTSVAVPQWASYQSSSNFRDPQKFVPERWLGDPRYADDVRGVLQPFSVGPRNCIGRNLAYAEMRLIMARLLWNFDLELMPESEEWNRQRIYVLWEKGAVNVRLTPVVR, encoded by the exons aTGAGCTATAAGTCTTCAATGATGACAATGCTTAGCATGTCGGAACACGGCTCTCTGGGCCCCATGGGAGTACTAGGGGTAGCACTAGCTGGA tctctctccatcttcctcctccgcagcaTCTACTAcgccttcctccaccccctctccaagaTCCCCGGCCCCAAGCTCTACTCCTTCTGGGACCTCCCCTACCTCTACCACGCCGTCCGCGGCAACTGGCCCCACAAACTCAAAGACCTCCACGACCGGTACGGCCCCGTGGTCCGCTACACCTCCGACAacatctccttcaccaccccctccgcctggAAAACCATTTACGGCCACCGCAACCTTCCCGGTCAAGAAACCTTCCCCAAAGACCCCACCGCCTACCGCCCAACCCCCTCGGGCCACccccacatcatcatcgcctcCGACCccgaccaccgccgccagcgccgcctcctctcccacgccTTCTCCGAAAAAGCCCTCCGCGCCCAAGAGGACATCCTGAACCACTacgccaccctcctcatcaccaagctcaccGCCAAAGCCAACGCCAAGGTAGCAGTCGACATAGTCCAGTGGTTCAACTTCACCACCTTTGACCTGATCGGCGACCTCGCCTTTGGTCAGCCCTTCAACTGCCTCGATTCAGCCGCCTACCACCCCTGGGTATccctcatcttctccaacatcaagctCGGCGTGTTTTTCGAGGTTCTCCGTCGCCACCCTTTTCTCGGCTGTCTCAAGACATTCCTCTTGCCTAAGCACCTGGTAAAAAGCCAAAAGGAGCACCGGGCGTTGAGCGAGAAGACAGCCAAGAAACGGCTCGAGGCAGGGGGAACGGAAAGGGGGGACTTCATGAGCTATATCTTGAGGCATAATGACGAGAAGGGGATGAGCGAGGGGGAGATTATAGAGAATAGTAGTTTGCTTATTATCGCTGGGAGTGAGACTACTGCTACGCAGCTGAGCGGGACGACGTtttggttgttgaagaaCAGGGACAAGTATGACAAACTGGTCAAGGAGATTAGGGGGAGGTTTGGCAGGGAGGACGAGATTGatttggtggcggtgggggggttggagtatCTGGAGgcggttttggaggagggatttAGGATGT ATCCCCCTACACCGCTCGCTTTGCCGAGACGGGTTCCCCCAAAGGGGGAGTATATAGAAGGGTATTGGATTCCCGGTAAT ACATCAGTAGCAGTCCCTCAATGGGCCTCGTACCAATCCTCTTCCAACTTTCGCGATCCTCAGAAATTTGTTCCCGAACGCTGGCTCGGCGACCCGAGATATGCTGATGATGTGCGGGGGGTGCTGCAGCCTTTTTCGGTCGGACCGAGGAATTGTATTGGGAGGAATTTGGCGTATGCTGAGATGAGGTTGATcatggcgaggttgttgtGGAATTTTGACTTGGAGTTGATGCCGGAGAGTGAGGAGTGGAATAGGCAGAGGATTTATGTGCtctgggagaagggggctgtCAATGTGAGGCTTACGCCGGTTGTTAGGTGA
- the MON1 gene encoding Vacuolar fusion protein mon1 (EggNog:ENOG503NUUU; BUSCO:EOG092624JL; COG:U), which yields MAQETEEGNAVSSPSPPSPSPPPPPLPPRRKISGEAPLQVGGQLQSKPTTAVSSIDISTLSFPDGTRGTFPTPSVGSGPSPLNSGYGTPSRDSSGDNLTDSMSVMSLAPTVRAPGDLASLVAGEFNRKSRAWNLLRSQSETVQPFEAIESGDSGELSGFEKEFDNIPENLTDDVRLSMWQSKMKHYLILSSAGKPIWSRHGDLSLINSSMGVIQTIISFYEGVKDPLMGFTAGKARFVVLTAGPLYFVAISKLGESDSQLRGQLEALYMQILSTLTLPTLKNIFVHRPSTDLRKPLEGTETLLSSLADSFTKGSPAALLGALECLKLRKSQRHAINNIFLKNRAEKLLYGLIVAGGKLVSVIRPRKHSLHPSDLQLIFNMLFESGSIKSGGGESWIPICLPAFNNSGYLYMYVSFFDEDGNETQPKPSSTTKPTSSSTPTIPEEGSPPPQPPPPPPPQPESPQEIALILISPDRESFFPFSSLRTSLYNSLTKSTHLSLIRSSLASPRPSISSILPGSNSPPISHFIYKSRPNVQFVMSSLHPLFTSPMARRKLMSQYQTLHAAMHAKHSHLKVIYSVGGDCASLGWVTPLFEFYCVAGPNVSRQAMTEAANRVVKWVGREEARVFIIGGGVF from the coding sequence ATGGCTCAAGAAACAGAGGAGGGCAATGCTgtctcatcgccatcaccaccatcaccatcgccgccgccgccgccactaCCCCCTCGCCGAAAGATATCGGGCGAAGCACCACTGCAAGTAGGAGGACAGTTACAGTCAAAGCCGACGACAGCGGTCTCGTCAATCGACATCTCAACCCTCTCTTTCCCAGATGGAACCAGGGGAACATTCCCAACGCCTTCGGTGGGAAGCGGGCCTTCACCACTAAACAGCGGATATGGAACCCCGTCGCGAGATTCATCAGGCGACAATCTCACCGATTCCATGAGTGTCATGAGCCTCGCGCCCACAGTTCGTGCCCCTGGCGATCTTGCCAGCCTCGTAGCCGGCGAGTTTAACAGGAAGAGCCGCGCTTGGAACCTTTTGCGATCTCAGTCAGAAACTGTCCAGCCCTTCGAAGCCATTGAGTCTGGTGACTCTGGTGAACTGTCTGGATTCGAGAAAGAGTTTGACAACATCCCAGAAAACTTGACCGACGACGTGAGGCTGTCCATGTGGCAGTCCAAGATGAAGCACTATCTGATTCTGTCGTCTGCCGGAAAACCAATATGGAGTCGACACGGTGATTTAAGTCTGATCAACTCATCCATGGGCGTCATACAGACCATTATATCGTTTTACGAAGGAGTCAAAGATCCGCTCATGGGCTTTACCGCTGGCAAGGCACGCTTTGTCGTTTTGACTGCTGGGCCACTCTACTTTGTGGCCATCAGCAAACTTGGAGAAAGCGATTCTCAGCTGCGAGGCCAGCTCGAGGCCCTGTACATGCAAATTCTTTCAACCTTGACTCTTCCCACCCTCAAAAACATATTTGTCCACCGTCCCTCCACCGATCTGAGAAAGCCTCTGGAGGGAACGGAAACGCTATTATCCTCACTCGCCGATAGCTTCACCAAAGGCTCCCCCGCCGCTCTTCTCGGGGCACTGGAATGCCTCAAGCTCCGGAAATCCCAACGCCACGCCATCAACAATATCTTTCTCAAGAACCGCGCCGAAAAGCTCTTATATGGTCTCATAGTCGCAGGCGGAAAACTCGTCTCGGTCATCCGCCCACGAAAGcactccctccaccccagcgATCTCCAACTGATCTTCAACATGCTCTTCGAATCAGGCAGCATCAAatccggcggcggcgaatcCTGGATCCCCATCTGTCTCCCTGCGTTCAACAACAGCGGCTACCTCTACATGTACGTCTCCTTCTTCGACGAAGACGGCAATGAAACCCAGCcaaagccatcatcaacaacaaagcctacctccagcagcaccccgACAATACCAGAGGAAggctctccaccaccacagccaccaccgccccctcccccgcagcCAGAATCCCCCCAGGAGatcgccctcatcctcatctccccgGACAGGGaatccttcttccccttctcctccctccgtACCTCACTAtacaactccctcaccaaatccacccacctctccctcatccgaTCATCCCTCGCCAGCCCACGACCATCCAtatcctccatcctccccggcaGCAACTCCCCACCGATATCCCACTTCATCTACAAATCCCGCCCCAACGTCCAGTTCGTCATGAGCTCGCTCCACCCGTTGTTCACATCCCCGATGGCAAGACGCAAACTCATGTCCCAGTACCAAACACTGCACGCGGCTATGCACGCGAAACACTCCCACCTCAAGGTCATTTACTCTGTGGGCGGGGACTGCGCCAgtttggggtgggtgacGCCCTTGTTTGAGTTTTACTGCGTCGCGGGGCCGAATGTGAGCAGGCAAGCGATGACGGAGGCGGCGAATCGGGTGGTCAagtgggttgggagggaagaggcgAGGGTTTTTATTATTGGGGGTGGGGTATTCTAG